The following proteins are co-located in the Festucalex cinctus isolate MCC-2025b chromosome 15, RoL_Fcin_1.0, whole genome shotgun sequence genome:
- the nkx6.1 gene encoding homeobox protein Nkx-6.1 isoform X2 produces the protein MFAAAPGMMMQDASSRLGGGGFSPPPPPPLPLRLTPPLAALSSMAADVNGSPQSQSQSQPRPGSRSQCQSTQYPAYPLAPAAAAAASAASSPATSSPSSSPGLKSSGLVGSPPPPQLCSSATPHGINDILNRPRAAPSAASLGVLGALQQPRFGGGGGGGGSLSPPAPAQAAPPSAGFYFSPAAAAAAAMVRYPMKPLSELPGRTPFFWPGVVQGAHWRDARFACSPQQSCVLVEGKDGKRKHTRPTFSGQQIFALEKTFEQTKYLAGPERARLAFSLGMTESQVKVWFQNRRTKWRKKHAAEMASAKQKHDSQTERLKVSTDLDDDNNNDEDDDDDDDDDYDKPLDPDHAPRHHRRHEPPHLNGLLHKHALVVVHAPERGGSSSS, from the exons ATGTTCGCGGCGGCTCCCGGGATGATGATGCAGGACGCCTCGTCCCgcctcggcggcggcggcttctcgcctcctcctcctcctcctcttcctcttcgccTCACGCCCCCACTGGCGGCCCTAAGCAGCATGGCGGCCGACGTGAACGGCAGCCCGCAGTCGCAGTCGCAGTCGCAGCCGCGGCCCGGCTCCCGCTCCCAGTGTCAGTCGACGCAGTACCCGGCGTACCCGCtggcgcccgccgccgccgccgccgcctccgccgctTCGTCCCCGGCCACCAGCTCGCCCTCGTCGTCGCCGGGCCTCAAGTCGTCGGGCCTCGTgggctcgccgccgccgccgcagctgtGCTCGTCGGCGACGCCCCACGGCATCAACGACATCCTGAACCGGCCCCGCGCGGCCCCTTCCGCGGCCTCCCTGGGGGTCCTGGGCGCCCTTCAGCAGCCGCgcttcggcggcggcggcggaggcggcggcAGCCTCAGCCCGCCGGCGCCGGCGCAGGCGGCGCCGCCCTCGGCCGGATTCTACTTCTCTCCCGCGGCcgcagccgccgccgccatGGTCCGGTACCCGATGAAGCCGCTGAGCGAGTTGCCCGGCAGGACCCCCTTTTTCTGGCCGGGGGTCGTGCAGGGGGCGCACTGGAGGGACGCGCGCTTCGCCTGCTCGCCGC agCAGAGTTGCGTGCTGGTGGAGGGCAAAGACGGCAAACGCAAACACACGCGACCAACTTTCTCCGGCCAGCAAATTTTCGCTCTGGAAAAAACTTTTGAACAAACCAAATATTTGGCGGGACCCGAACGAGCGAGACTCGCCTTTTCTCTGGGGATGACCGAGAGTCAAGTCAAG GTGTGGTTCCAGAACCGTCGCACAAAATGGCGCAAGAAGCACGCGGCCGAGATGGCGTCCGCCAAGCAGAAGCACGACTCGCAGACGGAAAGGTTAAAGGTCAGCACGGACCTggacgacgacaacaacaacgacgaggacgacgacgacgacgacgacgacgactacGACAAACCCTTGGACCCCGACCACGCCCCCCGGCACCACCGCCGCCACGAGCCGCCCCACCTCAACGGCCTCCTTCACAAGCACGCGCTCGTCGTCGTGCACGCGCCCGAGCGAGgcggctcctcctcctcctaa
- the nkx6.1 gene encoding homeobox protein Nkx-6.1 isoform X1, which produces MFAAAPGMMMQDASSRLGGGGFSPPPPPPLPLRLTPPLAALSSMAADVNGSPQSQSQSQPRPGSRSQCQSTQYPAYPLAPAAAAAASAASSPATSSPSSSPGLKSSGLVGSPPPPQLCSSATPHGINDILNRPRAAPSAASLGVLGALQQPRFGGGGGGGGSLSPPAPAQAAPPSAGFYFSPAAAAAAAMVRYPMKPLSELPGRTPFFWPGVVQGAHWRDARFACSPQQSCVLVEGKDGKRKHTRPTFSGQQIFALEKTFEQTKYLAGPERARLAFSLGMTESQVKVCVLVRACACSGVVPEPSHKMAQEARGRDGVRQAEARLADGKVKGQHGPGRRQQQRRGRRRRRRRRLRQTLGPRPRPPAPPPPRAAPPQRPPSQARARRRARARARRLLLLLKTQQNKTKKTFSVRLACKYFWDCK; this is translated from the exons ATGTTCGCGGCGGCTCCCGGGATGATGATGCAGGACGCCTCGTCCCgcctcggcggcggcggcttctcgcctcctcctcctcctcctcttcctcttcgccTCACGCCCCCACTGGCGGCCCTAAGCAGCATGGCGGCCGACGTGAACGGCAGCCCGCAGTCGCAGTCGCAGTCGCAGCCGCGGCCCGGCTCCCGCTCCCAGTGTCAGTCGACGCAGTACCCGGCGTACCCGCtggcgcccgccgccgccgccgccgcctccgccgctTCGTCCCCGGCCACCAGCTCGCCCTCGTCGTCGCCGGGCCTCAAGTCGTCGGGCCTCGTgggctcgccgccgccgccgcagctgtGCTCGTCGGCGACGCCCCACGGCATCAACGACATCCTGAACCGGCCCCGCGCGGCCCCTTCCGCGGCCTCCCTGGGGGTCCTGGGCGCCCTTCAGCAGCCGCgcttcggcggcggcggcggaggcggcggcAGCCTCAGCCCGCCGGCGCCGGCGCAGGCGGCGCCGCCCTCGGCCGGATTCTACTTCTCTCCCGCGGCcgcagccgccgccgccatGGTCCGGTACCCGATGAAGCCGCTGAGCGAGTTGCCCGGCAGGACCCCCTTTTTCTGGCCGGGGGTCGTGCAGGGGGCGCACTGGAGGGACGCGCGCTTCGCCTGCTCGCCGC agCAGAGTTGCGTGCTGGTGGAGGGCAAAGACGGCAAACGCAAACACACGCGACCAACTTTCTCCGGCCAGCAAATTTTCGCTCTGGAAAAAACTTTTGAACAAACCAAATATTTGGCGGGACCCGAACGAGCGAGACTCGCCTTTTCTCTGGGGATGACCGAGAGTCAAGTCAAG GTGTGCGTGCTTGTGCGTGCTTGTGCGTGCTCAGGTGTGGTTCCAGAACCGTCGCACAAAATGGCGCAAGAAGCACGCGGCCGAGATGGCGTCCGCCAAGCAGAAGCACGACTCGCAGACGGAAAGGTTAAAGGTCAGCACGGACCTggacgacgacaacaacaacgacgaggacgacgacgacgacgacgacgacgactacGACAAACCCTTGGACCCCGACCACGCCCCCCGGCACCACCGCCGCCACGAGCCGCCCCACCTCAACGGCCTCCTTCACAAGCACGCGCTCGTCGTCGTGCACGCGCCCGAGCGAGgcggctcctcctcctcctaaaaactcaacaaaacaaaacaaaaaagactttTTCAGTTCGTTTGGCTTGTAAATACTTTTGGGACTGTAAATAG